The Streptomyces noursei ATCC 11455 sequence GATTTCACCGCAACCTTCGGGCACCTGACGCGGTATTCAGGGCGTCCGTCCGCCCGGCGGACATGGCACATCTGTCAGAAGTACGAGTTCTTCTCCGTAAAAGGAGCACCATGTCCCTCCCCGTTACGCGTCGGATCGCCCGAGCCGCCCTGCTGGTCGCGGCGGGCGCCGCTCCCGTGGTCGCCGCGGCCGGATCCGCGAACGCTGTGAACCTGCCGCCTCAGGGCAACGAGCTGGGCGGACTGACCACCGTGGACTCCGCGAACACCGCCAAGACCCTGGACGGCGCCGCACGGACCGGCGTCGGCCTGGTCAACAAGACCGGCGACGAGGCCGCGCGCACCCTCGCCCCCGCGCTGGTCCGGACGCT is a genomic window containing:
- a CDS encoding ATP-binding protein translates to MSLPVTRRIARAALLVAAGAAPVVAAAGSANAVNLPPQGNELGGLTTVDSANTAKTLDGAARTGVGLVNKTGDEAARTLAPALVRTLAPIVEEAAPLTQETARQAEDAARPVAKKGVSTNSLAGEAVKHLVGAPQEPRTPVHGLIGGIPIGNGTH